ATAATAGATGTGGTTGAGAGGGTTGCAAATGAGGTTTTTATGCCCCTTACCGTGGGTGGTGGTATAAGGAGTATAAAGGATATCAGGGATATACTTCTTGCCGGTGCAGATAAGGTGACGGTTAACACGGCTGCTATTGAATCGTCTGAGTTTATAAAGGAGGCAAGCGAGATATTCGGCAGCCAGTGTATCTGCGTTGCCATAGATGCGAAGAGGCGGGGCAAAGGCTTCGAGGTTTATACATACGGCGGGCGAAAGCCAACAGGAGTAAATGCTGTTGAATGGGCGGCAACGGTAGAAAGGCTTGGTGCAGGCGAAATACTTTTGACGAGTATGGACAGGGATGGAACAAAGATAGGATATGATATAGAACTTACGAGGACCATCTCGGAAGCAGTGAATATACCGGTAATTGCATCAGGCGGTGTTGGCACACTTGAGCATCTCTATGAAGGTCTTGTAGATGGAAAGGCAGATGCAGTGCTTGCCGCGTCTATATTCCACTATAGGGAGCATACGATTATTGAAGCGAAGCAGTATCTGAGAGATAGAGGAGTGGCGGTGAGGCTTTAGCATGGAGCGAAGAGCATGGAGCGTAGAGTTAATACCCTTTGCTCTAAGCACTCAGCTAATAAAGCCAACAAAGGAGTTGATATGGAAAACATAAAGTGGGATGGAAGAGGGCTTGTACCTGTTGTTGTTCAGGACGAGAAGACAAAGGATGTGCTTATGGTTGCATATATGAATAGAGAAGCATTTAAGCTCACACAAAGGACTAAAAAGGCACATTACTTTTCAAGGTCGAGAGATAAGATATGGCAGAAAGGAGAAACCTCAGGCCATATACAAAAGGTTAAATCGATGCATCTTGACTGTGACAACGACACACTTCTTCTTGTC
This genomic interval from Pseudomonadota bacterium contains the following:
- a CDS encoding HisA/HisF-related TIM barrel protein, which gives rise to IIDVVERVANEVFMPLTVGGGIRSIKDIRDILLAGADKVTVNTAAIESSEFIKEASEIFGSQCICVAIDAKRRGKGFEVYTYGGRKPTGVNAVEWAATVERLGAGEILLTSMDRDGTKIGYDIELTRTISEAVNIPVIASGGVGTLEHLYEGLVDGKADAVLAASIFHYREHTIIEAKQYLRDRGVAVRL
- the hisI gene encoding phosphoribosyl-AMP cyclohydrolase; its protein translation is MENIKWDGRGLVPVVVQDEKTKDVLMVAYMNREAFKLTQRTKKAHYFSRSRDKIWQKGETSGHIQKVKSMHLDCDNDTLLLVVDQRVAACHMGFWSCFYRIWKDGWKVVGKKVFDEGKVYGSKDSK